In Deinococcus psychrotolerans, the genomic window CAACGAGCACAGCTCAGCTTGCCCTTAAAAGCAGACGCTAAGGTAGCGGCCATGCGCCTTTGCTGCGGTTTTGCTCTGACTTTGACCCTCTTTTCCAGTGCTCACGCCGCCGCGCCTGAAATCGTGGTGGCGTATCCACCGGCCAACTCGAATGTGCCGTATGACCACGTGATTTTTGAAGGTCACGTCAGCCCCAGCGCCAGCTTGAGCGTCAATGGGCGGGCGCTGAATGTCGGCGCAGACGGCCTATTCATGGAATGGCTGCCGCTGAGCGCCGGCAAGAACGCCCTCAAATTGGTCAGCACACTCGGCAGCCAAAGCCGCGCCGTGATGTTCAATGTCACATTCAGCCCGCCCCGCGCCCTGAGTGCCAGACCGACCGCCATCAAAGCCGGCACGCTCAGCCCCGCTCAGCCGCTGACGCTGTATACCCGCGTGCCGCTTGAAGGGCGCAGCTTGGCGGTGGGCTTTCAGGGCTCGCCGGGCGGCAAAGCCAGCGTGACCGTGAGTGGCTGGGGGACTTTTCGCCTCACCGAGCAAGCCGCCAGCGCCCGCCCACCCAGAGCCGCCGGCTGGTATCAGACCACCTTGACTTTGCCGGAAAACTTGGCGCTCAGCGCTGCCGCAATCAAAGTGAGCTTGACCGGCACAGACGGCAAAACCGTGACGGCCACCGCCAGTGGCAAAGTGACCTCCAACCCCAGCGGCGCGGCGCGGGTGGCCGAAGTGAGCGCGGCGGACGTCGGCCTGGGCGTCAATCCCAGCACCAGCGCTTTTGCCACCGGCCCTGAGGCCACCGATCTACTGTTTCCCAAGCAGGGCCAGCGGCTGAGTGTTCTGGGCAATTTGGGTGAAGACTACCTGGTGCAGGGGCCGGGCGGCCTGGCCACCGCGCTCAAATCGGTCTTGACGCTGTTGCCCATCGGCACGCCGCCGCCGCAAGCCGCCGCAGGCACGCCGCAACTGCTCGATTTGCCGGATGAGTGGCAAATTCGGCTACCGATTGCCCAGCGCACGCCCCTGAGCCTGGAGGAAACTTCGGTTGGCTCCAACGCGGGCCTGACCCTGACGCTCGCCAGCGCCAGCTTGCCTGCTGGAAGGCTCGCCGCCGCCAACGCGCCGGAACTGAGTTGGATGCCGAGCGGTTCAGCACTGCAACTGAGCGTCAGGCTGCCGCAAGTTCAAAATTGGGGCTACTTTGTCAGCTATCAGCAAGGCGCACTGATCTTGCACCTGCGCAAAGCGCCCAGCCTCGATGTTGCCCAGCCGCTCAAAGGCCGAGTGATTTTGATCGACCCCGGACACGGCGGCTCGGAACTCGGCGGCGCGGGCAGCTTGGGTGAGCCGGAAAAAAACATCACACTGCCGATTGCGGCGCGGGTGGCAGACCTGCTGCGGGCGCAGGGAGCCGACGCCCGGTTGACCCGTGACCGTGACGTGCGGGTGGCGCTGTATGACCGCCCGCTGCTAGCCGAAACCCTCAAGGCCGATTTGCTGATCAGCATTCACGCCAACGCCCTACCAGACGGCGTTGATCCTCGGCAGCGGCGCGGCCTGGAACTCTACAGTTTTCACCCGATGACCTGGGGGCTGGCCAGCGCTTTGCTGCGGAGTATCCCGCGCTCCGCGCCACAACTGCGCACCAGCGCTCTGCCGCCGCTGAGCGTGCCGGGCCTGCGGGTCAGCAGTTTGGCCCTGACCCGCCCGACTTCGCAGCGCAGTTTGCTGATCGAAATGGCTTACCTAACCCAAGCGGATGATTTGAGGCTGCTGATGAGCGGTGCGGGCCGCGAGGCTTTGGCGCAGGGCATCGCGCAGGGCATTGCCGACGATTACGCGCAGCAAGCCCAGTATCAAATTCAGCGCCAGAGCGCTCAGCCCACGCCCACCGCTCCCCAGCCGTTTCCCGAACTGACACCGTTGCCCCGTGCGCCGCAGCCGGACGCGCCGCTGGTGCCGTTGCCCGCGCCCAGCCTTCCAGCGACGCCCATTCCGGTTTTGCCTCCCCCGCCCATCTCAGAGCCTTAAGCGCTCATCAGCGCCTGGTCACCCCCGTCATTTAGACTGAGCGGCATGAACAAATTGTTGCCCCTTTTACTCTTGGGCCTTCT contains:
- a CDS encoding N-acetylmuramoyl-L-alanine amidase, whose protein sequence is MTLFSSAHAAAPEIVVAYPPANSNVPYDHVIFEGHVSPSASLSVNGRALNVGADGLFMEWLPLSAGKNALKLVSTLGSQSRAVMFNVTFSPPRALSARPTAIKAGTLSPAQPLTLYTRVPLEGRSLAVGFQGSPGGKASVTVSGWGTFRLTEQAASARPPRAAGWYQTTLTLPENLALSAAAIKVSLTGTDGKTVTATASGKVTSNPSGAARVAEVSAADVGLGVNPSTSAFATGPEATDLLFPKQGQRLSVLGNLGEDYLVQGPGGLATALKSVLTLLPIGTPPPQAAAGTPQLLDLPDEWQIRLPIAQRTPLSLEETSVGSNAGLTLTLASASLPAGRLAAANAPELSWMPSGSALQLSVRLPQVQNWGYFVSYQQGALILHLRKAPSLDVAQPLKGRVILIDPGHGGSELGGAGSLGEPEKNITLPIAARVADLLRAQGADARLTRDRDVRVALYDRPLLAETLKADLLISIHANALPDGVDPRQRRGLELYSFHPMTWGLASALLRSIPRSAPQLRTSALPPLSVPGLRVSSLALTRPTSQRSLLIEMAYLTQADDLRLLMSGAGREALAQGIAQGIADDYAQQAQYQIQRQSAQPTPTAPQPFPELTPLPRAPQPDAPLVPLPAPSLPATPIPVLPPPPISEP